A window of the Microvirga terrae genome harbors these coding sequences:
- a CDS encoding tripartite tricarboxylate transporter TctB family protein, whose translation MSVLHEGSEPSRHRGPVRAPQSLAGGLLLVALAALALWLTRDLDQGTLNAMGPAMLPRWLAIGVGLSGLALLAAAFLKDGDLLERWSLRGPVFVIGAIVAFALTIRGYSFGSFGIPGLGLLVAGPLAIILGGFATPEARLRDLVILALSLTPFCMVLFGDLLNLPIPVFPQALTGLFPADWSQKAVLRACAAIMAIAAVVVFLTTRNRRRGPIDVADHSGRI comes from the coding sequence ATGTCTGTTCTCCACGAAGGCTCCGAGCCTTCACGCCACCGCGGGCCCGTGCGGGCCCCGCAAAGCCTGGCCGGTGGCCTTCTTCTCGTTGCGCTGGCTGCCTTGGCGCTGTGGCTGACGCGGGATCTGGACCAGGGTACGCTCAATGCCATGGGGCCGGCCATGCTGCCGCGCTGGCTCGCCATCGGAGTCGGTCTGTCGGGCCTGGCGCTGCTCGCCGCCGCCTTCCTCAAGGACGGCGATCTTCTCGAGCGCTGGAGCCTGCGCGGTCCGGTCTTCGTGATCGGCGCCATCGTGGCCTTCGCGCTCACCATCCGCGGCTACTCCTTCGGATCGTTCGGCATTCCTGGTCTCGGCCTCCTGGTCGCGGGTCCGCTCGCCATCATTCTGGGCGGCTTCGCCACCCCGGAGGCGCGCCTGCGCGATCTCGTCATCCTGGCGCTCAGCCTCACGCCCTTCTGCATGGTGCTGTTCGGCGATCTGCTCAACCTGCCGATCCCGGTCTTCCCGCAGGCGCTCACCGGGCTCTTTCCCGCCGACTGGTCGCAGAAGGCGGTGCTGCGGGCCTGTGCCGCCATCATGGCCATTGCGGCCGTCGTCGTATTCCTCACAACCCGCAATCGGCGCCGTGGCCCGATTGACGTCGCCGACCACAGCGGGAGGATCTGA
- a CDS encoding tripartite tricarboxylate transporter permease: MGDFVSNLSLGFGVALSLQNLGLAFLGCLVGTLIGVLPGVGPIATIAMLLPITFGLDPVGALIMLAGIYYGAQYGGSTTAILVNIPGEATSVVTALDGHQMARQGRAGVALGIAAIGSFFAGTVATLVIAALGAPLTGLALVFGPTEYFSLMVMGLVFAVVLARGSILKAIAMILVGVLLSTVGTDLETGEERMTFGLPFLADGIDFAVLAMGIFGIAEIMRNLDHTEHRDVVRQAIGRLLPNKDDFRQSYKPVLRGTFIGAILGILPGNGAVLGPFASYTLEKKLAKDPRRFGRGAIEGVAGPESANNAGAQTSFIPLLTLGIPPNAVMALMVGAMTIHGIIPGPQVMTKNPTLFWGMIASMWVGNLMLLIINLPLVGMWVRLLKVPYRLMFPAILMFCAIGIYSINSLPTDVMFIGLFGFVGYVLIKFGFEPAPMLLGFVLGKLMEENLRRALIISRGSMETFIERPISAGLLAVAAILLVIALLPSIRKGRDEVFTE; encoded by the coding sequence ATGGGTGATTTCGTCTCCAATCTCAGCCTTGGCTTCGGGGTTGCCCTGTCGCTCCAGAATCTGGGCCTCGCCTTCCTGGGCTGCCTTGTCGGCACCCTGATCGGCGTGCTGCCCGGCGTGGGGCCGATCGCCACCATCGCCATGCTGCTGCCGATCACCTTCGGGCTCGACCCGGTCGGCGCGCTGATCATGCTGGCGGGCATCTATTACGGCGCCCAGTACGGCGGCTCGACCACGGCGATCCTGGTCAATATCCCCGGCGAGGCCACCTCCGTGGTGACCGCCCTCGACGGCCACCAGATGGCCCGCCAGGGCCGCGCCGGCGTCGCGCTCGGCATCGCGGCCATCGGGTCGTTCTTCGCCGGCACGGTGGCGACGCTCGTCATCGCGGCGCTCGGCGCACCGCTCACCGGCTTGGCCCTGGTGTTCGGTCCGACCGAGTACTTCTCGCTCATGGTCATGGGTCTGGTCTTCGCCGTGGTGCTGGCGCGCGGCTCGATCCTGAAAGCCATCGCCATGATCCTGGTCGGCGTGCTGCTCTCCACCGTCGGCACGGATCTCGAGACCGGCGAGGAGCGCATGACCTTCGGGCTGCCGTTCCTGGCCGACGGCATCGACTTCGCCGTGCTGGCCATGGGCATCTTCGGCATCGCCGAGATCATGCGCAACCTCGACCACACCGAGCACCGGGACGTGGTGCGCCAGGCCATCGGCCGCCTGCTGCCCAACAAGGACGACTTCCGGCAATCCTACAAGCCGGTGCTGCGCGGGACCTTCATCGGGGCCATCCTGGGCATCCTGCCGGGTAACGGCGCGGTGCTCGGGCCGTTCGCCTCCTACACGCTGGAAAAGAAGCTCGCCAAGGATCCGCGCCGCTTCGGCCGCGGCGCCATCGAGGGCGTGGCAGGTCCTGAGAGCGCCAACAATGCCGGCGCGCAGACCTCGTTCATCCCCCTGCTGACGCTCGGCATCCCGCCGAACGCCGTGATGGCCCTGATGGTCGGCGCCATGACCATCCACGGCATCATCCCGGGCCCGCAGGTGATGACCAAGAACCCGACCCTGTTCTGGGGCATGATCGCCTCCATGTGGGTGGGCAACCTGATGCTGCTCATCATCAACCTGCCGCTGGTGGGCATGTGGGTGCGGCTTCTGAAGGTGCCGTACCGGCTGATGTTCCCGGCGATCCTGATGTTCTGCGCCATCGGCATCTACTCGATCAATTCGCTGCCGACCGATGTGATGTTCATCGGGCTGTTCGGGTTCGTCGGCTACGTGCTGATCAAGTTCGGCTTCGAACCGGCTCCGATGCTTCTGGGCTTCGTGCTCGGCAAGCTGATGGAGGAGAACCTGCGCCGCGCGCTCATCATCTCGCGTGGGTCGATGGAGACCTTCATCGAGCGTCCGATCAGCGCCGGCCTGCTCGCCGTCGCGGCCATCCTGCTCGTGATCGCCCTCCTGCCGTCCATCCGCAAGGGTCGCGACGAGGTGTTCACGGAGTAG
- a CDS encoding NUDIX domain-containing protein encodes MAQRKTKRRYNSSSGNNSFTRTISGIMFLDLKGYSSMSEPQLRSFGENVLPELANMALKHGPDYINTWGDAIVIAMQDIKCMAQTAVGIRDFLRAFDWDSHQLPMIDARISIHMGSIYKGKDAFSERGMIIGRAVNLAARIEPMVTPGQVWATNDFIVALNREQQNLFKWSSLGVKTLAKEAGEEELFVIYRAHEPNPEVKGREVAVTVVRKDGQVLLVRRIDSSSPTWQFPAGQIKPNTRPEDAAVREVQEETGVSCVIVSKIGDRFHEEQMVHLHYFLADWKDGDAVNGDPKENDLVEWVSPREALSRFTLDVDSRIKSLLENMT; translated from the coding sequence ATGGCGCAGAGAAAAACGAAACGTCGTTATAATAGTTCATCAGGAAATAATTCTTTTACCCGCACTATATCCGGGATCATGTTCCTCGACCTGAAAGGCTATAGCTCAATGAGCGAGCCACAGTTGAGGTCGTTTGGCGAGAATGTCTTACCTGAGCTTGCCAATATGGCCCTTAAACATGGACCTGATTACATCAATACATGGGGCGATGCGATAGTGATAGCGATGCAGGACATCAAGTGCATGGCGCAGACCGCTGTTGGAATCCGCGATTTCCTTCGAGCATTTGATTGGGACAGTCACCAGCTTCCAATGATTGACGCACGAATTTCAATTCACATGGGTTCCATCTATAAAGGTAAGGATGCGTTCTCGGAGAGGGGAATGATTATCGGAAGGGCTGTCAATCTTGCTGCACGAATCGAGCCAATGGTGACGCCTGGGCAAGTTTGGGCCACAAACGATTTCATTGTTGCGCTGAACAGAGAGCAGCAAAATCTGTTCAAATGGTCATCTCTTGGTGTCAAAACGCTTGCTAAGGAAGCAGGAGAGGAAGAACTTTTTGTTATCTACCGAGCACACGAGCCGAATCCCGAGGTTAAGGGGCGAGAGGTTGCTGTGACTGTTGTTAGAAAAGATGGTCAAGTACTTTTGGTGCGGCGCATTGATAGCAGCAGCCCGACCTGGCAGTTTCCAGCCGGCCAGATCAAGCCAAACACTAGACCAGAGGACGCAGCAGTTCGAGAGGTGCAGGAAGAAACCGGCGTTAGTTGCGTTATCGTTTCAAAGATTGGAGATCGGTTCCACGAAGAACAAATGGTGCATCTTCATTACTTTCTCGCTGATTGGAAGGATGGAGATGCAGTGAATGGTGATCCGAAAGAGAATGATCTCGTAGAATGGGTTAGCCCGAGAGAAGCGTTAAGTCGCTTCACCTTAGATGTAGATAGTCGGATCAAGTCATTACTTGAAAACATGACCTAA
- a CDS encoding NUDIX hydrolase, with the protein MGAEVVVAVVMRPDGRVLMIRRKRAVGNLRWSFPGGKINSFETEQAASEREVKEEAGIECAAFHKIGQWYHPDVKKEISYWLCSHLSGEPVVSEPHLIDRVGWFTKSQVEERVTTTIFPPLAAELGISPRAQLQLES; encoded by the coding sequence ATGGGCGCTGAAGTCGTAGTGGCAGTGGTAATGCGACCTGATGGAAGGGTCCTAATGATCCGTAGGAAGCGTGCGGTTGGCAACCTCCGATGGAGCTTTCCTGGAGGCAAGATCAACAGCTTCGAAACCGAACAAGCTGCGTCAGAGCGGGAGGTCAAGGAAGAAGCCGGAATTGAATGCGCCGCCTTTCACAAAATCGGTCAATGGTATCACCCAGATGTCAAGAAGGAGATATCCTACTGGCTTTGCTCGCACTTAAGCGGTGAGCCAGTCGTTTCAGAGCCACATCTGATCGATCGAGTCGGCTGGTTTACGAAAAGCCAAGTCGAGGAGCGCGTTACCACAACAATCTTTCCACCTCTTGCGGCAGAGCTTGGCATTTCACCCCGAGCACAACTTCAATTAGAAAGTTAA
- a CDS encoding tripartite tricarboxylate transporter substrate binding protein BugD — protein sequence MKKVVLALAAVAGLAATGAQAQNYPTRPVTMIVPFAAGGPTDVIARIVSDHMSRTLGQQIVIENVAGAGGTTGITRAAQSQPDGYTIMMGHMGTHGAAPALYPNLKYDPAKDFAPIGVAAGTPIVIVARKDFPANDLKGFLDYVKTNGDKVNMAHAGVGSVSHSTGIFFNSVVKVKPTMVAYRGTGPALNDLMGNTVDFMTDQIVNVAPQIQGNNIKAFAIATPERSPVLPNVPTTKEAGLEGYEVSAWNAVFAPKGTPPDVVKKLSDALIKSLEDENTKKRLLDLGGVLPTASERTPEGLQKLVESEVARWTPVLKAAGATAE from the coding sequence ATGAAGAAGGTTGTACTGGCTCTCGCCGCTGTCGCCGGCTTGGCCGCAACGGGCGCCCAGGCCCAGAACTACCCCACCCGGCCGGTCACCATGATCGTGCCGTTCGCAGCCGGCGGCCCGACCGACGTGATCGCCCGCATCGTCAGCGACCACATGAGCCGGACGCTCGGCCAGCAGATCGTGATCGAGAACGTGGCGGGTGCCGGCGGCACCACGGGCATCACCCGCGCGGCGCAGTCTCAGCCCGATGGCTACACCATCATGATGGGCCACATGGGCACCCACGGCGCCGCGCCGGCCCTTTACCCGAACCTGAAATACGATCCGGCCAAGGACTTCGCGCCCATCGGCGTGGCGGCCGGCACGCCGATCGTGATCGTGGCCCGGAAGGACTTTCCGGCCAATGATCTCAAGGGCTTTCTGGATTACGTGAAGACCAACGGCGACAAGGTGAACATGGCCCATGCGGGCGTGGGCTCGGTCTCCCATTCCACGGGCATCTTCTTCAATTCCGTGGTCAAGGTGAAGCCCACCATGGTGGCCTATCGCGGCACGGGCCCGGCCCTGAACGACCTCATGGGCAACACGGTCGACTTCATGACCGACCAGATCGTCAACGTGGCGCCGCAGATCCAGGGCAACAACATCAAGGCCTTCGCCATCGCGACTCCCGAGCGCTCCCCGGTGCTGCCGAACGTGCCGACCACCAAGGAAGCCGGCCTCGAGGGCTACGAGGTCAGCGCGTGGAACGCGGTCTTCGCGCCCAAGGGCACCCCGCCGGACGTGGTCAAGAAGCTCAGCGACGCGCTCATCAAGTCCCTCGAGGACGAGAACACCAAGAAGCGCCTTCTCGATCTCGGCGGCGTGCTGCCGACCGCCTCGGAGCGGACCCCGGAGGGGCTCCAGAAGCTCGTCGAGAGCGAGGTTGCCCGCTGGACCCCGGTCCTCAAGGCGGCCGGCGCTACGGCCGAATAA